Within Gavia stellata isolate bGavSte3 chromosome 12, bGavSte3.hap2, whole genome shotgun sequence, the genomic segment AGCTATGCTGCTTTCTCATCACCAGTCACCGTTGATGTTCTTCTCAGGTTTTCCTTGACTTTGATGAATTCTGGTGCATGGTcttcctgcttctcctgctctttctccAACTGTAAGAAAGAAGAGTCACCGTTATCTGTGTATGCTAAAGGACAGAAGTGCATTAGCTACATTAAAGCGGTAGGCTTCATTATTGCTGGGTGTCCATTTCTTATTGCCCAACGCCGAATGAGTGTGTAGTGCACATGTCGGTGCTCTCTTTTTCCAAACCAAAGCCATGTTCACCCTGAGTCTCTTTTCCTGGCTAACtgaaacatatatttttttttcctccagggaGGAACATCTCCAGCAGAAAAGCAGGGGAGTGCTTCACTTCAGACCTGGcatggaggagagaggaggaggttTGAATCCTTCCCAGCAAAGGAGGCCTGTGAGCCTGGGAAAAGCTCCCAGCATTAGGTTATCGTCTAAGGGGGGGTAAGTTGTTGTACTGCCTCACGTTTATATCTGAAGACTTTATGGATCTGTCCCTAAACCACCTTGTTTCATATTCCTGGTTCTTCTCTGAGAGTGCAGGGCTTTGATTTTCAAGTGATCTTGGCTTGGCTGATATTATTGCAAGGGACCTGTTGTGTCATTAATTAAATAAACTAGTTTCATCCATTTGCAGTGCAAATACTGACAGGTAAGACAGGGAGTGACTTTCTTTTCAGCGGCAACAAGCTGACTTGCTGCTTGCACTGGCTTGGGTAAGCGGGCAGGTGCAGAGAGCACCCAGGGCATGGCTGTGCTGCTGACAAGCGCCCATGCTGAATATTGCTCTCCCCAGGCATATTTTTTGGCCAGAGTACATTCCAGGAACTGCTCCCAAAAGCAGCTTGGGTGTGATTGCAGCAGGGTTTGCACCTTCCAGCACTTCTGCAGCCTCTCACCTTGCACCCCAGGATGCTGAGCACCCCTGTGGTGGGTGCTGCAACACCCCCAAGCTATTTGGGGTGCTTTGAACTGGAAAGCATGCCCCAAGGACACCACGTGGGACCCGGAGGAGACCCAGGGCCAGTGGTGCATAGCAGGGGTCCTGGGCAAGGTGGTATGAATGAGGTGAATCCCACTGTGAGGATGAGGGTgctgcagctgtgtggggcAGCAGTGAAGGATGTGCTGTGGCTCCCATTTATGGAAGGGGGGCAACGCTATACCTTGGGTTGAGCCTCAGCTCACCCATCTCCCCTGTGGTCTGTGCCTCATATGGGGTGGTTACGGTAACCTGGGGATGACCAAAACCTCAATTCTACCTGATCCAGCCTCTGGTGCCTCTTTAATAGctctttttcaaaaggagaCTGCAATTTCTttgcctcttcctcttccttcttctgtctGATGAGCTGGTTTCGCCGTCGGTGCTCGAGTACCCGCTGCAGCTCTGGCTTGCTCTCCATGCCCAAGCCTCTGTGGATAAAAAGCAGATAAATCAGGGCCGGAGCGCCTACATCCTGGGATGTAACCACTGCCAGCCCGGCAACCCCAAAACTCTTCTCGATCCTAAATGGAAACATGGAAGACCCTGTCCACAAATCAGTCCTGGTCCACAAATCCATCCACAAGCCTTTGAGGGTGTTACCGGGAGCACCTTACTGTGGGATGGTGCCTTGGGCTGCCGGCCTCGGTGGGCATGGCGTTTGCTGTCCGTGTCTGGGGCTTGTGGTGCTGGAAGTTTTGCTGTTCCCATTACACTGAGGTGCTACAGCTTTCTGGGTCGGGTATGGAAATGAGACCATCCGTTGGCTCCTGCTGTTACTAGTTTTAATTATGTCAGTGACGGCTTCAGCAGCATTGAGGGCATCTTAAATAATGCCGATTTTTTTGCCACCAGCAGGGGTAGTCATTGATCTGCAATAATTGTCCCGGcagctcctttcctctctgtcGCATCCCAGCTTTGCTTCAGCTGAGGGCCGGCGATCCCCCTGTTGAGATGGAGAGTTTGGGTCAAGAGGCCAAAATGAAATGTCCTTTTCTCCTGGAAGCCAGAGCGTTTGCTGATGGCGCAGGCGCTTGGGTCCCCTTCAGCTGCCCAAAGCATCTCAGGTGAAGCAGGGTGGCTCCAAGCCCTGTGCTGTGAGGAGTGGGATGATGGGAAAGAAGACATGGCCGGGACATGCAGGCAAGGCATAAATACATGGTAAAGAGGTGAAAGAAGTTCTCCAAACAAATTTCAGAAATCTAACACTTTGACTGTTGCCATGCCTGAATTTAGACACTAAGATTTACCTCCTGCAGCTGACCCCAGCCACCTTCCCACCAGCTTCTGCCCCCCTAGAAGCATGGGAGTAGTTACGGACGTGTAGGGCTATAGGTGAATGCTGAACGAGTCCGGATATGCTCCTGCATGGTCGTGGGACGGTTCCTGCCCTTCCAGGATAGTGGTTTGAGCAACTCATCTCCTCCACGCCAAAAGGAATCTGCCTTCCTAAAATCCATCAGCTTCCTGGCTTAAATCACTAAAAGCGGTGACTCTCTGCCCCACTGAGTCCTTGTCAGAGAGAGGCAAAAACCTGAAGCTGCTGGGAAGTTGAACATTTGCTGAATTTCAGGAGACTTTGTTCCAACTGCACAGAGTTTAATGTCGCTGAAGAACAGATTATTAAGAAGTGGTTGAGGATGCATTTACGCAGGCTATCGTCTGCAATAGCAGCTGGAGTGTAAGTAATCTtgcaagaaaatacagaactaGAAGGCAATGACTGAAGTTGTGTTTTTGAGGAGAGGGAATTGAAGACCTCGTAGCTGTCACACACCGGGAAGGAGTGGGGCCTGACCACTTTCATGGGCTGGGTTTAACACTCGTTTAAATCAACGGGCTGAGAGTATTTACAAGCCTTATTGTAAAATGTGGGGTGTTTGGTGTTCCTGTGGGTGAAGGTCTGTTTTGAGGTGAGGAGGGGACCTCCCCATGTCTGTGCTAAGGGCTTACCCAGGGCACGGCAGGTCGGCGTGCACCATTAATACAAAGCTGGTCCTCAGCACCTGGAGGTTTCTCTTGACCGAAGGCTGGTTGGTTTCTGCTAAGGTTGTTTGAAAGCAGAGACATCAAACCCTGTGGACTACCAGTCTTCCTTGGCAGGGTGGCGGGCACTGAGGTGGTATCTCACATCATGAGAAACTGAactggcaggcaggagaggaaaatgcTCTCCAGATGCAGCAAACCTCTGTGCCATCACAACATGACTGGGGACCAGTGCCTGCATCCTTCCAGTGCCATGTTAACCATGCTTCCTGttgtcatttctgttttttctttatggtgGGACAAAGTTCATGGCAGCATCAGCGAAGGTAGCTGTAGCATTGGTCCCAGAGCTCTcatgtttttttcaagtcagGAAGAACTCAGACGTTGCAGAGATGCTTTTCCCAAGGCTCGAGAGAGAGAAAACCTGTCTTGGCTTGCTGGAGTTGCTTGTGGATTTGTTACTACTCTTTGATTTAATCAGCCTGTGTTGTTAGTACCTAGAGGTGTTGACTAAGATAGGGTTTTGTTGCACAAGCTGCTGATTTGAGTTGCTTCTCCCTGATGCTTAAGGGGAAAAACCAACAGCAGAGCAGAAATAGGAGCAAGTCATAGatccttctctcttcctttctcccttctcttaCCCTACAGTAACATGTAGCAGGAAGTAAAACTGGTGGATTCGAGAGTGacaaaaaaacagcaacaatgGATTATTGTTTGCAGTAGGGTTTGTTTCACatattctgaaaaatgtttgggAGGCTAGAGCCGAAGCAGG encodes:
- the FAM107A gene encoding actin-associated protein FAM107A, producing MYTEIQRERPDGGNILTHPDYIDGNPDLIKPKKLLNPVKASKSHQELHRELLMNHKRGLGMESKPELQRVLEHRRRNQLIRQKKEEEEAKKLQSPFEKELLKRHQRLDQLEKEQEKQEDHAPEFIKVKENLRRTSTVTGDEKAA